A portion of the Actomonas aquatica genome contains these proteins:
- a CDS encoding STAS domain-containing protein, whose amino-acid sequence MSSSSETRFLVDPDSDPVAIRIEGKASFQNCSCVKEFVEGAIAEGKRRFVMDFEGCSGMDSTFLGLLAGTSLQLRKTEPRGSLVVCNLNERNAELVRNLGLTRLLTVDDGASAATSGAASGPLECKPVSDEVAAARLVLDMHTNLVEADESNAAKFRDVMDILKKQLGED is encoded by the coding sequence GTGTCCTCTTCCTCCGAAACCCGTTTCCTCGTCGATCCCGATTCTGATCCGGTCGCTATCCGGATTGAGGGCAAGGCATCGTTCCAAAATTGCTCCTGTGTGAAGGAGTTTGTCGAAGGCGCGATCGCCGAGGGGAAGCGGCGCTTCGTGATGGATTTTGAGGGCTGCTCCGGCATGGACAGCACCTTCCTCGGCCTGCTGGCCGGCACCTCGCTGCAACTGCGCAAGACCGAGCCGCGCGGCTCGCTGGTCGTCTGCAATCTCAACGAGCGCAACGCTGAGCTCGTGCGCAACCTCGGCCTCACCCGTCTGCTCACCGTCGACGACGGAGCGAGTGCGGCGACGTCCGGTGCGGCGTCGGGTCCGCTCGAGTGCAAGCCCGTCTCCGACGAAGTCGCGGCGGCCCGGCTGGTGCTCGACATGCACACCAATCTGGTGGAAGCCGATGAGTCCAACGCCGCGAAATTTCGCGACGTGATGGACATCCTCAAAAAGCAGCTCGGCGAAGACTGA
- a CDS encoding pyruvate dehydrogenase complex dihydrolipoamide acetyltransferase, which translates to MADIIEMPKLSDTMTVGTLVKWLKKEGDKVATGDMLAEVETDKATMELECFFDGTLLKIFAPDGAQVEIGEPLCAVGAEGETVEAPAKKEKPAAKEDDASEEKSDDDSAEESSDEAPAPEPTPEPETSSGSSGSSAAPSVGGQRLRISPLARKLAAEKGIDLSRVKGTGTGGRIRRADILEAEKNGGPGGAYRSKGPIQEEKLTPVTNMRGTIARRLVESKTQIPHFYLDIEVDAAPLLALRSQLNSGLSEDGVKLSVNDLILKASAEALRKVPTVNCSWEGKQVRHHSRAHVSFAVAMPEGLITPVVFDAHEKSVFDISTEVRSLAKAAKTKKLQPKQFTGGTFCVSNLGMMGINTFKAIINPPNAAILAVGTTVEKPVVVNGQIVIGQRMNLTLSCDHRVVDGAVGAEFLGALKSLLENPALLLV; encoded by the coding sequence ATGGCAGACATCATCGAAATGCCGAAACTCAGCGACACCATGACGGTGGGCACGCTGGTCAAATGGTTGAAGAAGGAGGGCGACAAGGTGGCCACCGGCGACATGCTCGCCGAGGTCGAGACCGACAAAGCCACCATGGAGTTGGAGTGCTTCTTCGACGGCACCCTGCTCAAGATCTTCGCGCCCGATGGCGCGCAGGTGGAGATCGGTGAACCGCTCTGCGCCGTCGGCGCCGAAGGCGAAACCGTCGAGGCCCCGGCCAAAAAGGAAAAGCCCGCGGCCAAGGAAGACGACGCCTCGGAGGAAAAGTCCGACGACGATTCCGCCGAAGAGTCTTCCGACGAAGCGCCCGCCCCGGAGCCAACGCCGGAACCCGAAACCTCCAGCGGCAGCAGCGGCTCCTCCGCCGCCCCGTCCGTGGGTGGCCAGCGCCTTCGCATCTCTCCCCTCGCCCGCAAGCTCGCGGCCGAGAAGGGCATCGACCTCTCCCGCGTGAAGGGCACCGGCACCGGTGGCCGTATCCGCCGCGCGGATATCCTCGAAGCCGAGAAGAACGGCGGCCCCGGTGGCGCTTACCGCTCCAAGGGTCCGATCCAGGAAGAGAAGCTTACCCCGGTCACCAACATGCGCGGCACCATCGCCCGTCGTCTGGTGGAATCCAAGACCCAGATCCCGCACTTCTACCTCGATATCGAGGTCGACGCCGCCCCGCTGCTCGCCCTGCGCTCCCAGCTCAACAGCGGTTTGTCGGAAGACGGCGTGAAGCTCTCCGTCAACGACCTCATCCTCAAGGCCAGCGCCGAAGCCCTGCGCAAGGTCCCCACGGTCAACTGCTCCTGGGAAGGCAAGCAGGTGCGTCATCACAGCCGCGCCCACGTCTCCTTCGCCGTCGCCATGCCCGAGGGTCTCATCACCCCGGTCGTGTTCGACGCCCATGAGAAGTCGGTCTTCGACATCAGCACCGAGGTGCGCTCCCTCGCCAAGGCGGCCAAGACCAAGAAGCTGCAGCCGAAACAATTCACCGGCGGCACCTTCTGCGTCAGCAACCTCGGCATGATGGGTATCAACACCTTCAAGGCCATCATCAACCCGCCCAACGCCGCCATCCTCGCGGTCGGCACCACGGTCGAAAAGCCGGTGGTCGTCAACGGGCAGATCGTGATCGGCCAGCGCATGAACCTCACCCTCTCCTGCGATCACCGCGTGGTCGACGGAGCGGTCGGAGCCGAGTTCCTCGGCGCGCTCAAGTCGCTGCTCGAGAACCCGGCCCTCCTGCTGGTGTAA
- a CDS encoding NUDIX hydrolase: MTASASAPATPLGYKIAVLVFIENEAGEQLLLHRAKSPNLGRWTPIGGKLETAIGESPFECAVRETREETDHVIAVSDLHLFGMIAEKAYEGQSHWLLFLFHCRRPIAALPPAMDEGHFGFFSRTAIDELPLPDTDRTALWPIFDQHHSGFVAMRADCDPGHDLHITIEQTLSGA; this comes from the coding sequence ATGACTGCCTCCGCTTCCGCTCCCGCCACTCCCCTCGGCTACAAAATCGCCGTGTTGGTCTTCATCGAAAACGAGGCCGGGGAGCAATTGCTCCTCCATCGCGCCAAGTCGCCCAACCTCGGGCGGTGGACGCCCATCGGCGGCAAGTTGGAAACGGCGATCGGCGAATCGCCCTTCGAATGTGCCGTGCGCGAGACCCGGGAGGAAACCGACCACGTGATCGCGGTGAGCGACCTGCACCTGTTCGGCATGATCGCCGAAAAAGCCTATGAGGGCCAATCCCACTGGCTGCTGTTCCTCTTCCACTGCCGCCGCCCCATCGCCGCGCTGCCACCCGCCATGGACGAGGGACATTTTGGTTTCTTCAGTCGCACCGCCATCGATGAGCTGCCCCTGCCCGATACCGATCGCACCGCCCTGTGGCCGATTTTTGATCAGCACCACAGCGGCTTCGTCGCCATGCGCGCCGACTGCGATCCGGGACACGACCTGCACATCACGATCGAGCAGACGTTGTCCGGCGCGTAA
- a CDS encoding alpha-ketoacid dehydrogenase subunit beta has translation MPEITYREAVRHALAEELERDENVVLMGEEVAQFNGAYKVSEGLLEKFGPKRIVDTPITEAGFIGTGIGASMLGIRPVMELMFWSFYSVAFDQILNNAANVRYMSGGLINCPIVIRGPANGGTNVGATHSHTPENVLANHPGVKVVVPATPADAKGLLKSAIRDNDPVFFLENTMLYGLKGEVSEDKDLLIPLGVADVKREGTDLTIVTYGRSVLHSLEAAEKLAKEEKINVEVVDLRSIRPLDIDTVLKSVAKTHRVLIVEEQKPFASVGTQLGFMIQEEAFDQLDAPIIRVTTIDAPAIYSPPVEVEQLPNVDRVYTAALQAVKS, from the coding sequence ATGCCTGAAATCACTTACCGCGAAGCCGTTCGCCACGCTCTGGCCGAAGAACTCGAACGCGACGAAAACGTCGTGCTCATGGGTGAGGAAGTCGCCCAGTTCAACGGCGCCTACAAGGTCTCCGAAGGCCTCCTCGAGAAGTTTGGACCCAAACGCATCGTCGACACTCCGATCACCGAAGCCGGTTTCATCGGCACCGGCATCGGCGCCTCGATGCTCGGCATCCGCCCCGTCATGGAGCTGATGTTCTGGTCCTTCTACTCCGTCGCCTTCGACCAGATCCTCAACAACGCCGCCAACGTGCGTTACATGTCCGGTGGTCTCATCAACTGCCCGATCGTTATCCGCGGCCCCGCCAACGGTGGCACCAACGTGGGCGCCACCCACTCCCACACCCCGGAGAACGTGCTCGCCAATCACCCGGGCGTGAAGGTCGTCGTGCCCGCCACCCCGGCCGACGCCAAGGGCCTGCTCAAGAGCGCCATCCGCGACAACGACCCGGTCTTCTTCCTCGAGAACACCATGCTCTACGGCTTGAAGGGCGAAGTCTCCGAAGACAAAGACCTGCTCATCCCGCTCGGCGTGGCCGACGTGAAGCGTGAAGGCACCGACCTCACCATCGTCACCTACGGCCGCTCCGTGCTGCACTCCCTCGAAGCCGCCGAAAAGCTGGCCAAGGAAGAGAAGATCAACGTCGAGGTCGTCGACCTGCGCTCCATTCGTCCGCTCGACATCGACACCGTGCTCAAGTCGGTCGCCAAGACCCACCGCGTGCTCATCGTCGAAGAGCAAAAGCCCTTCGCCTCCGTCGGCACCCAGCTCGGCTTCATGATCCAGGAAGAGGCCTTCGACCAACTCGACGCGCCCATCATCCGCGTCACCACCATCGACGCCCCGGCCATCTACTCCCCGCCCGTCGAGGTCGAGCAGCTGCCCAACGTCGACCGCGTTTACACCGCCGCCCTCCAGGCCGTTAAGTCCTGA
- a CDS encoding Amuc_1100 family pilus-like protein, with the protein MSAASGKLSTEQRGLILGTVVLVALAAWWSWSAQGRAEAAQRRLRSVERSWQVLSLSEPLPTTEVAADWAARREALQEAMADGRKRLGGKGDDPLDVPVGLQRAEAFFTLAQFAQAQREQAAAAGVVVPEGYALGFSAYANSGPQDADLPIVLRQYRLVEALLGTVWSSGARELTRVQREVPARKREDAANDRGVRGEGRAEDYLEWPAAQSLARDGLWQTLAVRVGFVGTTETLRQVLDAVQALPLPLVVRAVEVEPLGEDGTARGGVRSLADLFRNEEGAADAGAEATGRVAIIRATEAEFLITVEYIEFVDTATAGEGDAA; encoded by the coding sequence GTGAGCGCAGCGTCGGGTAAGCTTTCGACCGAGCAACGCGGCCTGATTTTGGGCACGGTGGTGCTGGTCGCGCTGGCGGCGTGGTGGTCGTGGAGCGCGCAGGGGCGGGCGGAGGCGGCGCAGCGCCGGCTGCGTTCGGTCGAGCGTTCGTGGCAGGTGTTGAGCCTGAGCGAACCCTTGCCGACGACCGAGGTCGCGGCGGATTGGGCGGCGCGGCGCGAGGCCTTGCAGGAAGCGATGGCCGATGGGCGCAAACGATTGGGCGGCAAGGGCGACGATCCCTTGGACGTGCCGGTTGGGCTGCAGCGGGCGGAGGCGTTTTTCACTCTGGCGCAGTTTGCCCAAGCGCAACGGGAACAGGCGGCGGCGGCCGGGGTGGTGGTGCCGGAAGGGTATGCGCTCGGCTTTTCGGCTTACGCCAACAGTGGTCCGCAGGACGCCGACCTGCCGATCGTGTTGCGCCAATACCGGCTGGTGGAAGCGCTACTCGGCACGGTGTGGTCCAGTGGCGCGCGGGAGCTGACGCGCGTGCAGCGGGAAGTGCCGGCCCGCAAACGCGAAGACGCGGCCAACGATCGTGGCGTGCGCGGCGAAGGCCGCGCGGAGGATTATCTGGAGTGGCCGGCGGCGCAGAGTCTGGCGCGCGACGGCCTGTGGCAGACGCTGGCGGTGCGGGTGGGTTTTGTCGGCACGACCGAAACCCTGCGGCAGGTGCTCGACGCGGTGCAGGCGCTGCCCCTGCCGTTGGTGGTGCGGGCGGTGGAGGTGGAACCGCTGGGCGAAGACGGCACGGCTCGAGGCGGCGTGCGTTCGCTGGCCGACCTGTTCCGCAACGAAGAAGGCGCGGCCGACGCCGGTGCCGAAGCCACCGGCCGGGTGGCCATCATTCGCGCGACGGAGGCGGAGTTTTTGATCACCGTCGAGTATATCGAGTTTGTGGATACGGCGACCGCCGGGGAGGGCGACGCGGCATGA
- a CDS encoding glycoside hydrolase family 5 protein yields MADFLGVSSLKTLSVRAIAASLLVTWAGIGSTAVAEQTFSDRPEAMEATAQQSFIGVDGNRFVNEAGETVIFRGLAFSDPASLLERGVWGRGYFEAAKSWNANLVRIPIHPGHWKALGEKQYLSMLDDAVRWAGELDMYVIIDWHTIGNPLTGVFHGPNYITSRDETFRFWHTIANRYRNNPTVAFYELWNEATNYNGQFGRMPWGDYKAFLEDLIWMIQKIDPKVVPLVCGFNWGYDLRNIQREPIEAKGIGYVVHPYPQKSKNWDYDWEQIWGFAAQNYPVIATEFGFMREDEPGSHNPVIGDEVYGEAIIKFFEERGISWTPWVFDPLWTPNLILDWDYTPSTHGAFFRQKMMELNK; encoded by the coding sequence ATGGCTGATTTCCTAGGGGTGTCCTCGCTAAAAACCCTTTCCGTTCGTGCAATCGCCGCGTCGCTTTTGGTGACGTGGGCGGGAATTGGCAGCACCGCTGTCGCTGAGCAGACCTTCAGCGACCGCCCTGAAGCGATGGAGGCGACGGCGCAGCAGTCGTTCATCGGTGTCGATGGCAATCGTTTCGTGAATGAGGCGGGCGAGACGGTGATCTTTCGTGGACTCGCCTTCTCCGATCCGGCCTCATTGCTGGAGCGCGGCGTCTGGGGCCGCGGGTATTTTGAAGCGGCCAAGAGCTGGAACGCCAACCTGGTGCGCATCCCGATTCACCCGGGTCACTGGAAGGCGCTGGGCGAGAAACAATACCTCTCGATGCTGGACGACGCGGTGCGCTGGGCGGGCGAGTTGGACATGTATGTGATCATCGACTGGCACACCATCGGCAACCCGCTCACGGGTGTGTTTCACGGTCCCAACTACATCACCTCGCGCGATGAGACCTTCCGTTTCTGGCACACCATTGCGAACCGCTACCGCAACAATCCGACGGTGGCGTTTTACGAACTCTGGAACGAGGCCACCAACTACAACGGCCAGTTCGGTCGCATGCCGTGGGGCGACTACAAAGCCTTCCTCGAGGACCTGATTTGGATGATCCAGAAGATCGACCCCAAGGTGGTGCCGCTCGTCTGCGGCTTCAACTGGGGCTACGACCTGCGCAACATCCAGCGTGAGCCGATCGAAGCCAAGGGCATTGGCTACGTGGTGCATCCCTATCCGCAGAAGTCGAAGAACTGGGACTACGATTGGGAGCAGATCTGGGGTTTTGCCGCGCAGAACTATCCGGTCATTGCGACCGAGTTTGGTTTCATGAGAGAGGACGAGCCGGGGTCACACAATCCGGTGATCGGCGACGAAGTTTACGGTGAGGCCATCATCAAATTCTTCGAAGAGCGTGGCATCTCCTGGACACCGTGGGTGTTTGATCCGCTCTGGACGCCGAACCTCATTCTCGACTGGGACTACACGCCGAGCACGCACGGCGCGTTCTTCCGCCAGAAGATGATGGAACTGAACAAGTAG
- a CDS encoding response regulator: MPGAVFAEPTSQTTTQSPARNGLPPPNWRNVAVGVGLHLLLFAGVIASAFIAMRLISLPPTNVTVVWLPAGIAVVALRGRIGLGGVPTLFLAHWAVIALANNYDFLGWRPLSLIMAAANTAGPALGAWIWNRWVKQEPFEEPFDFLRFVFGVAFLPSLLTAWVIPTVIVSTGHLPGATLVDVVQRISSITFSSSLGVFLVAPIALGRWEPLPPAPLSLRWSTNLANLGLALAIAILGFHLSLVGLYLAIPYALAASVICGVRGLGLGLFVFILYGLLETSFGEGMFASPQQTPLTNLVEMAAAALCLGVPAHFAGLTLRRLRRQQNELEQIVADRTQDLRASEESYRLATDLGSVGVYRWENGTVHPAMNQELRKQLRHIVRPGRLHWPRVWRHLHPEDRPHAREILRDILRNRSDVFCVDARMRLRTGEWKWFQTRGRVLQRDARNRPVRLVGTVGDIDQERSRVLALTAARDQANARTQAKDAFLANISHEIRTPMHAMLGFTRVLEGTELSPKQAECVQAISSSGGLLLELVNDLLDLSRIEAGVIALDPQVTALEPLVRESVQLFEEAATTKQLRLRSSVDPDLPSYLELDRTRLRQVISNLVSNAVKFTVHGSVEVRVSGKPLTSGPRRAAGQSWLLRLEVLDTGIGIDPRHISRLFHPFAQADATISRRFGGTGLGLALSRRLCELMGGTITVSSLPGTGSAFSASFRATSAAAPAGSSADGSAVEQAPPRGLRILVVEDDRLNRRLAEMLLQKLGHHPHFAFNGLLALEKLEEEGFDLVLMDLKMPELDGIETTQRIRAAEKAGPPGRHVPIIALTANAGQDERKRCLDAGMDEYLTKPLDLSAFTQTLLAIRDRFGFSSQS, translated from the coding sequence ATGCCCGGCGCTGTTTTTGCCGAACCAACGTCCCAGACCACAACTCAGTCGCCCGCTCGGAACGGCCTGCCGCCGCCGAATTGGCGCAACGTGGCCGTAGGCGTCGGGCTGCATCTGCTGCTGTTTGCCGGGGTTATTGCCTCGGCCTTCATTGCCATGCGGCTCATTTCGCTGCCGCCCACCAACGTCACCGTGGTCTGGCTGCCGGCCGGTATCGCGGTGGTTGCCCTCCGCGGTCGGATCGGTCTGGGCGGCGTGCCGACGCTCTTCCTCGCGCACTGGGCGGTGATCGCGCTCGCCAACAACTACGACTTCCTCGGCTGGCGGCCGCTGAGTCTTATCATGGCCGCCGCCAATACCGCCGGCCCCGCACTGGGCGCGTGGATTTGGAATCGCTGGGTCAAACAGGAACCGTTTGAGGAGCCGTTTGATTTTCTGCGTTTCGTCTTCGGCGTAGCTTTCCTGCCGTCGCTGCTCACGGCGTGGGTGATTCCGACGGTGATCGTGAGCACCGGCCACCTCCCGGGAGCGACCTTGGTTGATGTGGTGCAACGGATCTCCAGCATCACGTTCTCCTCCTCGCTGGGCGTTTTCCTCGTGGCACCGATCGCTCTAGGCCGTTGGGAGCCACTGCCACCCGCCCCGCTCAGCCTCCGTTGGTCCACCAATCTCGCCAACCTCGGCCTCGCGCTGGCGATCGCGATCCTGGGTTTCCACCTGTCGCTGGTCGGACTCTACCTCGCCATCCCTTACGCACTCGCCGCGAGCGTGATCTGCGGTGTTCGCGGTCTCGGCCTGGGTCTCTTTGTCTTCATCCTCTACGGTTTGCTGGAGACGTCCTTCGGCGAAGGCATGTTTGCCTCCCCGCAACAGACTCCCCTCACCAACCTGGTGGAAATGGCCGCAGCCGCACTCTGCCTCGGCGTGCCGGCGCACTTCGCCGGCCTGACCCTGCGTCGCTTGCGCCGCCAGCAAAACGAGCTGGAGCAGATCGTGGCCGATCGCACCCAGGACCTGCGCGCCAGCGAGGAGAGTTACCGCCTCGCCACCGACCTCGGCTCGGTCGGCGTGTATCGCTGGGAGAACGGCACGGTGCACCCCGCCATGAACCAGGAGTTGCGCAAACAGCTGCGGCACATCGTGCGCCCCGGCCGCCTGCATTGGCCGCGGGTCTGGCGTCACCTCCACCCGGAGGACCGTCCGCACGCCCGCGAGATTCTGCGCGACATCCTGCGCAACCGTTCCGACGTTTTCTGCGTGGATGCCCGCATGCGCCTGCGCACCGGCGAATGGAAATGGTTCCAGACCCGCGGCCGTGTCCTGCAACGCGATGCCCGCAACCGCCCGGTCCGCCTCGTCGGCACCGTGGGCGACATCGATCAGGAGCGCTCCCGCGTGCTCGCCCTCACCGCCGCCCGCGACCAAGCCAACGCCCGCACTCAGGCCAAGGACGCGTTTCTCGCTAATATCAGTCACGAGATTCGCACGCCCATGCACGCGATGCTGGGATTCACCCGCGTGCTCGAAGGCACCGAGCTCAGCCCCAAGCAAGCCGAGTGCGTCCAGGCCATCTCTTCCAGCGGCGGACTCCTGCTCGAACTCGTCAACGACCTGCTCGACCTCTCCCGCATCGAAGCCGGTGTCATCGCGTTGGATCCGCAGGTCACCGCCCTCGAGCCGCTCGTGCGCGAGAGCGTGCAACTCTTCGAGGAAGCGGCCACGACCAAGCAGTTGCGCCTCCGCTCCAGCGTCGACCCCGACCTGCCCAGTTACTTGGAACTCGACCGCACGCGCCTGCGTCAGGTGATTTCCAACCTCGTCTCCAACGCGGTCAAATTCACGGTGCACGGCAGCGTCGAGGTCCGCGTCAGCGGCAAACCGCTCACCTCCGGTCCCCGCCGCGCTGCCGGTCAAAGTTGGCTGCTGCGCCTCGAGGTGCTCGACACCGGCATCGGCATCGATCCACGCCACATCAGTCGGCTCTTCCATCCTTTTGCCCAGGCCGATGCCACCATCTCGCGCCGCTTCGGCGGCACCGGCCTCGGCCTCGCCCTCTCCCGCCGCCTCTGTGAGCTTATGGGCGGCACCATCACCGTCTCCAGCCTGCCCGGCACGGGGTCGGCGTTCTCGGCCAGCTTTCGCGCCACCTCCGCTGCCGCTCCCGCGGGTTCGTCGGCAGACGGCAGCGCCGTCGAACAGGCTCCCCCACGCGGCCTGCGCATTCTGGTGGTCGAAGACGATCGCCTGAATCGCCGGCTCGCCGAGATGCTGCTACAGAAACTTGGTCACCACCCACACTTCGCCTTCAACGGCCTGCTTGCGCTCGAAAAGCTGGAGGAGGAAGGCTTCGACCTCGTGTTGATGGACCTGAAGATGCCCGAACTCGACGGCATCGAGACCACCCAACGCATCCGCGCCGCCGAAAAAGCCGGCCCGCCCGGTCGTCATGTGCCCATCATCGCCCTTACCGCCAACGCCGGCCAGGATGAACGCAAACGCTGTTTGGACGCCGGAATGGACGAATATCTGACCAAGCCGCTGGACCTGTCGGCATTTACGCAAACATTACTGGCCATTCGTGACCGGTTTGGCTTCTCCAGCCAATCGTGA
- the pilM gene encoding pilus assembly protein PilM: MTLRLRSSSARPLRVIEVGVAHLAAGEVTTGAGGGLSVRRSFERTWTAAEGEPGPELDEALSALREHWGRGGPMQVVIPPHLVLTKVLQVPATATAQRDRIIAFEARQAIPFPLEDVVWDYTLLADTGEQLEVLLAAAKLDALEALLRRVVAAGWEPETVIPASVALALGWRAAPSATEPALVLGVGARSTQLLLVSGADVHLRTLAWGGNQVSRLIAESLGQSAAEAERLKLQLWGGVVELPEASPAAQAVAGALRQFGQRLGGEVRRSLLVQQRRGSAAEAPQRVWLTGAASQAPGWATSLGETLALPVAPWTAGEAGEDLATRAEWWGAVRLLAGAGAEAGSGINLLPPAMAATRRAKRRQPRWWAAAALLVLAVALPGLHYHRLASARTAAAADLRQRLTPHQVWQTQIQDDVVAVERLEQQVAGMQHLLDAQGAWTTFLADLETRVATLDDAWVERLQRLPTDAPDAPERLRLTGRLLDRENPLSRVSPKTYERATHLLQTLVESPAVQAVEGERFEASDPGILRFDFTLVLNPGVGL, encoded by the coding sequence ATGACGCTTCGACTTCGATCCTCCTCTGCGCGACCCCTGCGGGTCATCGAGGTGGGCGTGGCGCATCTGGCCGCGGGCGAAGTGACGACGGGGGCGGGAGGTGGGCTCAGCGTGCGGCGCAGTTTTGAGCGCACTTGGACGGCGGCGGAGGGCGAACCGGGGCCGGAACTCGACGAGGCGCTGAGCGCATTGAGGGAACATTGGGGGCGCGGCGGGCCGATGCAGGTGGTGATCCCGCCGCATCTGGTGTTGACCAAGGTCCTGCAGGTGCCGGCGACGGCGACTGCGCAGCGCGACCGTATCATCGCCTTTGAGGCGCGGCAGGCGATTCCGTTTCCGTTGGAGGACGTGGTGTGGGATTACACGCTGCTGGCCGACACGGGGGAGCAGTTGGAGGTGCTGTTGGCGGCGGCCAAATTGGATGCCTTGGAGGCGCTGCTGCGACGGGTGGTGGCGGCGGGTTGGGAGCCGGAAACGGTGATCCCGGCCAGTGTGGCGCTGGCCCTGGGTTGGCGCGCGGCCCCGTCGGCGACCGAACCGGCGCTCGTGCTGGGCGTGGGGGCGCGCTCGACGCAACTTTTACTCGTCAGTGGAGCAGACGTGCACCTGCGCACCTTGGCCTGGGGCGGCAATCAAGTGAGCCGCCTCATCGCCGAATCCCTCGGGCAATCGGCTGCGGAGGCGGAGCGGCTCAAGCTGCAGCTCTGGGGCGGGGTGGTCGAGTTGCCGGAAGCGTCGCCGGCGGCGCAGGCCGTGGCGGGGGCGCTGCGGCAATTTGGTCAGCGTTTGGGCGGCGAGGTGCGCCGGTCGCTGCTCGTGCAGCAGCGCCGCGGGAGCGCGGCCGAGGCGCCGCAACGGGTATGGCTCACCGGCGCCGCCTCGCAGGCACCGGGTTGGGCGACGAGTTTGGGCGAAACCCTGGCCCTGCCAGTGGCACCGTGGACGGCGGGCGAAGCCGGCGAAGACCTGGCGACACGCGCCGAGTGGTGGGGGGCGGTGCGGCTCCTGGCAGGCGCAGGTGCGGAGGCGGGCAGCGGCATAAACCTTCTACCGCCGGCGATGGCGGCGACGCGACGAGCGAAGCGGCGGCAGCCCCGTTGGTGGGCGGCGGCGGCCTTACTGGTGCTCGCGGTCGCGTTGCCGGGTCTGCATTACCACCGACTGGCCTCGGCGCGCACCGCGGCGGCGGCGGACTTGCGCCAGCGCCTCACGCCGCATCAAGTGTGGCAGACGCAGATTCAGGACGACGTGGTCGCGGTGGAGCGTCTGGAGCAGCAGGTCGCGGGGATGCAGCACCTGCTCGATGCGCAGGGCGCGTGGACGACGTTTTTGGCCGATCTGGAAACGCGGGTGGCGACACTCGACGACGCGTGGGTGGAGCGCCTGCAGCGCTTGCCGACGGACGCGCCGGATGCGCCGGAGCGGCTGCGCCTCACCGGGCGCTTGCTCGACCGGGAGAACCCGTTGTCACGAGTGAGTCCGAAGACCTACGAACGTGCGACCCATTTGCTGCAGACGCTGGTCGAGTCGCCGGCGGTGCAGGCGGTCGAAGGAGAACGTTTTGAGGCGTCGGATCCCGGCATCCTGCGCTTTGATTTCACCTTGGTCCTCAACCCGGGAGTCGGCTTGTGA
- the pdhA gene encoding pyruvate dehydrogenase (acetyl-transferring) E1 component subunit alpha — translation MVSKETPTTTITDAAKAAINAQLSADEKIELYRKMVRIRRFEERSLRAYQSKKIGGFLHLYIGQEAVAVGACSLMGEHDHVITAYRDHGHAIAVGMETGPLMAELYGKVTGCSKGKGGSMHYFAPDKNYWGGHGIVGGQIPLGTGLAYGVKYQGKKGSAMAFMGDGAVNQGAVHEAMNLAGLWDLPCVFVIENNRYSMGTSQIRSSAGPGLAERAAGYGIHWAKCLGHDVYEVRACLNDCLELARNESKPSVVEIDTYRYRGHSVADPDKTYRTRDEIDEYRKNKDPIAVFQRELSDEGVLNEDLIKEIDTAAREEAEKAATFAEESPFPTPADIQRDVYWETDHPEQRTSKGRLFFS, via the coding sequence ATTGTGAGCAAAGAAACACCTACCACTACGATCACCGACGCCGCCAAGGCTGCCATCAATGCGCAGCTCTCGGCCGACGAAAAAATCGAGCTCTATCGCAAGATGGTGCGCATTCGCCGTTTCGAGGAACGCAGCCTGCGAGCCTACCAATCCAAAAAGATCGGCGGCTTCCTGCACCTCTACATCGGCCAAGAAGCCGTGGCGGTCGGCGCCTGCTCCCTCATGGGCGAGCATGACCACGTCATCACCGCCTACCGCGACCACGGCCACGCCATCGCCGTCGGCATGGAGACCGGCCCGCTCATGGCCGAACTCTACGGCAAGGTCACCGGCTGCTCCAAGGGCAAGGGCGGCTCGATGCACTATTTCGCCCCCGACAAGAACTACTGGGGCGGCCACGGCATCGTCGGCGGCCAGATCCCGCTCGGCACCGGCCTCGCCTACGGGGTGAAATACCAGGGCAAGAAGGGCTCCGCCATGGCCTTCATGGGTGACGGCGCCGTCAACCAAGGTGCCGTGCACGAGGCCATGAACCTCGCCGGCCTGTGGGACCTCCCCTGCGTTTTTGTCATCGAGAACAACCGTTATTCGATGGGCACCTCCCAGATCCGCTCTTCCGCCGGTCCGGGCCTCGCAGAACGCGCCGCCGGTTACGGCATCCACTGGGCCAAGTGCCTCGGTCACGACGTGTATGAAGTGCGCGCCTGCTTGAACGATTGCCTCGAGCTCGCTCGCAACGAATCCAAGCCCTCCGTCGTCGAAATCGACACCTACCGCTATCGCGGTCACTCCGTCGCCGACCCCGACAAGACCTACCGCACCCGCGACGAGATCGACGAATATCGCAAGAACAAGGACCCCATCGCCGTCTTCCAACGCGAGCTCTCCGACGAAGGCGTGCTCAACGAGGACCTCATCAAGGAGATCGACACCGCAGCCCGCGAAGAGGCCGAAAAAGCCGCCACCTTCGCCGAGGAAAGCCCCTTCCCGACTCCGGCCGACATCCAGCGTGACGTCTACTGGGAAACCGACCATCCCGAGCAACGCACCTCCAAGGGTCGCCTGTTCTTCAGCTAA